The nucleotide sequence AGCGGCAGGCGTAACCAATTACCCATCAAAACTTCACTTCGGGAGCTTTTTCCGCCGCTGTGGCGGTGGCTTCGAAGTTGGTGCGTACCGGCATGTTGCTGTACATCACGCTATGCCAGAGCCGCCCGGGGAAGGTGCGGATCTCGGTGTTGTAGCGCTCCACAGAGGCGATGAAGTCGCGTCGCGCCACCGCGATGCGGTTCTCGGTGCCTTCCAGTTGCGATTGCAGGGCGAGGAAGTTCTGGTTCGATTTCAAATCCGGATAGCGCTCGGAGACCACCATCAGCCGGCTCAGCGCGCCGCTCAGTTGCTGCTGCGCTTGCTCGAACTGTTTCATCTTCTGCGGATCGTCGAGGGTGCTGGCGTCGACCTGAATCGAAGTGGCCTTGGCGCGGGCCTCGATCACCGCCACCAGCGTGTCCTGCTCCTGCTTGGCGTAGCCCTTGACGGTTTCCACCAGGTTGGGGATCAGGTCGGCGCGCCGCTGATACTGGTTCTCCACCTGCGCCCAGGTGGCCTTGACCTGCTCGTCGTAGGTCGGAATGTTGTTGATGCCGCAGCCGCTCAGCAGCGTGGCCAGCAGCAGTAGCGCCGCCATGCGGGCGCTGGCTAGGTATCTCGGGTTTGTCTGCATGATCCGTTTGCTTCCTGTTAGTGATGTCGGACAGCTCTGGTTGGTGAGGATAGGCCGTCGAGGATAAATCGCTGGAGGCGGACCTCGCTTGCCAATCGCCAAGCTCGATTGCAACGACCCAAGCTTAGCCAAGCCAACAGAAACGGGCTGAGCGGCGATGGGCGGGTTAAACTTCGCGCCTCGGCTTATTCGCCCGCCACGTTTTGGTTATCCACATGACTTTCGCCTCTCTCGGCTTGATTGAACCGCTGCTGCGCGCCATCGAAACCCTCGGTTATCAAACCCCTTCGCCGATCCAGGCGCAGGCGATTCCGGCGGTACTGGCCGGCCGCGACCTGATGGCCGCCGCGCAGACCGGCACCGGCAAAACCGCCGGCTTTGCCTTGCCGCTGCTGCAACGCCTGATGATGGAAGGCCCGCAAGTGGCGAGCAATTCGGTGCGCGCGCTGGTGCTGGTGCCGACCCGCGAACTGGCCGAGCAGGTGCACGAGAGTTTCCAGCAGTACGGCCAGCATCTGCCGCTGCGCACCTACGCGGTGTACGGCGGGGTGAGCATCAATCCGCAGATGATGAAACTGCGCAAGGGTGTCGATCTGCTGGTCGCCACGCCGGGGCGTTTGCTCGATCTGTTCCGCCAGAACGCGGTCAAGTTCAACCAGCTGCAAACCCTGGTCCTCGATGAAGCCGACCGCATGCTCGACCTCGGCTTCGCTGACGAGCTGCGTGCGGTGTACGCTGCGCTGCCGAAAAAGCGCCAGACCCTGTTGTTCTCAGCGACCTTCTCCGACGCCATCCGCCTGCTCGCCGGGCAGATGCTCGACGATCCGCTGTCCATCGAAGTCAGCCCGCGCAACGTCGCCGCCAGCACCGTCAAGCAGTGGGTGATTCCGGTCGACAAGAAGCGCAAGGCCGAACTGTTCCTGCATCTGCTGCGTGAGCAGCGTTGGGGCCAGGTGCTGGTCTTCGCCAAGACCCGCAACGGCGTCGATCAGCTCAGCGAACTGTTGCAGGCCGAAGGCATCAGCGCCGACGGCATCCACGGCGACAAGCCGCAGGCGACCCGCCAGCGCGCGCTGGATCGTTTCAAGAATCGCGAGGTGCAGATCCTGGTCGCCACCGATGTGGCTGCGCGCGGGCTGGACATCGACGACCTACCGCTGGTGGTCAACTTCGACTTGCCGATCGTTGCCGAGGACTACGTGCATCGCATCGGCCGCACCGGTCGCGCCGGCGCCAAGGGCCAGGCGGTGTCGCTGGTCTGCGCCGACGAAGTGCAATTGCTGGTAGCCATCGAAGTGCTCACCCGGCAGACCTTGCAGCGCATTGAGGAGGCCGATTTCGAACCCGATCACCGTGTGCCGCACACCGACGCCAGCGGTCAGGTGCTGAAAAAACCGAAAAAGCCGAAGAAGCCCAAGACCACCGGTAGCAAAGGCTCCCTCGGCCGCTGGGTGGAAAGCGACGCGCCGGCCAAGCCGCAAGTCAACGCGGTGCGCAAAGTGCCGAGCTTCAATACCGGGCCGAAAAAGAAAAAGCCCTGAAGCCAGGACTCGGCTCTCTAGGGGAGCACTGTAGGAGCGAATTCATTCGCGATGCGCACGAACCCTATCGCGAATGAATTCGCTCCTACCCAAGCCCTTCGCCAGCAGGAGGGTGGGGCACTAGGTCGAGCGCAGTATGGTAGGGCGGGTGCAACCCGCCGATATGGGTGCCACGCGGGTTTCACCCGCCCTACGCAGCTGAGGGGCACGCGGTAGTCGCGACTCACGCCTTGTAGGAGCGAATTTATTCGCGAAAGCGCCATTCAAATCGCGAATGAATTCGCTCCTACAAGAGCAGGGCGGATGGGTGGCGCCCGCGATACCCATCATCGTTCCCGGCTGGCTCAGATGTTCTGCGCAATCCGCCAGAGCACGCCGCTGGGGTCGAAGACGATGAAATCGCGCATGCCCCACGGCTGGTCCTGCGGCGGCACCAGGCGCACGCCGTAACGTTCGGCGAGCTGCGCGGCCTGGACCTGCTCCCACCAGGCGTCCACGTCCTCCACCAGCAGATGCATCACGCAGTTCTCCGCCCAGTCCTGGACATAAAAGTCCTGCAGGAGAAACGCGCAGTGCGCGCCATGGCTGAAATAGGCCATCTGCTCGCCGACCCAGCCGGGCGTGAAGCCCAGGTCCTGATAGAAGCGCTGGCTGAGGGGGAAATCCTTGGCGGGTACGAAAGTCTTGAGTTCGACGCTGTTCAGATTGCGCATACACGATTCCGCTTGTTGAAGTGACCAGGTGCGTCGACGCTCATAAAGGCGCCTCTTGCGGGCGCGTGCCGGCATGTTAGTCGGCGAGCAGTGGACGCTCCATATAGCGATGCGCGGCGATGCCTGGCAGCGTCGAAGCGCGTTCTTCGCACACGCGGAAACCCAGGCGCTCGTAGAGTTTCTGCGCCAGCGGATTGCTCGCCGTGACGTCCAGCGCCGCGGTGTGCAGCTTGAGGGTCGCGGCCTGGCTGAGCAGATGTTCGATCAGTTGGCTGCCGAGGCCCTGACCAATCAGCTCTGGCGCGACGCCGAGATGAGCGAGATACAGCACCTGACGACTAGGTGGCTGGATCAGACGTTCGATGCGCAAGCCGCGGACGATCACGCGCCAGGCGTGGCGCAGACCATAGAAGGCGAAAATCTGCCGTGCCGCAGCCAGGCTGTTGCTCAGATTGGCCGCGCCGCTGAACGCCGTGCCAGTGGCCACCACCCGGCCGTTCAACTCACCGACCCAGTGCTGGCGATGGCTGAACTCGCCGGCCGCGCTGACGAAGGCCGCCTGCAGGAAATCCTGCGCGCTACCGCGAGCCGGGTGGGCGAAGACGAAATCGAACGCCGCCGGCCCCGAGCTGTAGATCAGCGGCACGGCGAAGGGGGCGTCGGCGGGAGTGGCACGGCGAAAGGTCAACGACATGGCGAGCGCTCGAAGTGCTGGGGACGGGCGAAATCTAGCACTGTCGTGCCACTTAGGTTAGGCGCTCTCGGCCCGCAGCCATTCGAGAATGCCCAGGCCTGCCGCGCGGCCGCTGGCGAAGCAGGCGGTGAGCAGGTAGCCGCCGGTGGGCGCTTCCCAGTCGAGCATTTCACCGGCGCAGAACACGCCGGGCAGCTGGCGCAGCATCAAGCGTTCATCCAGCGCGGCGAAGGTGACGCCGCCGGCGCTGCTGATCGCCTCGTCGAGCGGGCGGGTTCGCACCAGCGTCAGTGGCAGGGTCTTGATTGCCGCGGCCAGTAGCGCGGGGTCGGCATAGGTCGCGGCGCTGCTCAGTTCGCGCAACAAGCCGGCGCGCACCCCGTCGAGGCCGAGCTGGCCGCGCAGGTGGTTGCTGATCGACTTGCTGCCGCGCGGTTTGCGCAGTGCGGTTTCGATCTGCTGCACGGTTTTCTGCGGCAACAGGTCGAGCTGCACGGTGGCGCTGCCGCTGGCGGCGATCTGCTCGCGGATCGGTGCCGATAGCGCATAGATCAGGCTGCCTTCGACGCCTTGGGCGGTGATCACGAACTCGCCGAGGCGTGGCGCTGCGCTACCGCAGGCGATGGCGCAGGACTTGACTGGCGCGCCGGCGAATTTCTCGGCGAACAGTGCACTCCAGCCGGCCACTTCGAAGCCGCAGTTGCTCGGCTGCAGCGCCGCCACGCCGACCCCGCGCTGTTCCAGCAGCGGTACCCAAGCGCCGTCCGAGCCGAGCCGCGCCCAGCTGCCGCCGCCCAGGGCGAGCAGGGTGGCATCGGCAGACACGGCGATTTCTCCCTCGGTTGTGGCGATACGCAGGCTGCCGTCGGCATTCCAGCCCAGCCAGCGGCTGCGCGTGTGCAGGTTGACGCCGTGTTCGCGCAAGCGCTTGAGCCACGCGCGCAGCAGTGGCGCGGCTTTCATGTCGGTGGGGAATACCCGCCCGGAGCTGCCGACGAAGGTGTCGATACCCAAGCCGTGAATCCAGCTGCGCAGCGCCTCGGCGTCGAAATCGTCGAGCAGCGCGGCGATCTCGGCGCGGCGCGTGCCGTAGTGATCGAGGAACGCCGGCTTGGCCTCCGAGTGGGTGATGTTCATCCCGCCGACCCCGGCCAGCAGGAACTTGCGGCCAAGCGAAGGCATGGCGTCGTAGAGGTCGACTGGGATTCCGGCCAGGGCCAGCATTTCGGCGGCCATCAAACCGGCAGGGCCGCCGCCGATGATGGTGGCGCGAGGGGCGGCAGGGGCGGCGGACTCGGTCATGGCGTCGGGCTGGCAGGTAATGAGGATGGCGCATTCTACCCGAGGGCGGTGGCTGTGCTGGCTGGGCGAATTCATCCAGCCTTACAAAAGGCTATGCATCAGTTAAGTGCTGCGCAGCGCTTTGTAGCTTTTGTAGGGTGGGTTAGCTGCGTAGCGGCGTAACCCACCAGCGATACCGCCCTGGACACCGGCCTCCAGTCGGCTCGGCGGGTTACGCCTAGGGCTAAGCCGCCCTACGAATCTGAGCGGTTCACGAGGTTTTTGGCAGCCACGGCTCCGCCAGCACCACCGCACCGCGCCCGCCGCGGCGCATGCTGTTCATGACCTGCAGCCAGCTCAATTCGGTGCGCTGAAAACGCTCGGCGGGAATCATCAGCAGGCTGCCGGCGGTGCCGCCCGAGGGGCCGGCATCGGCCAGGTAGATGGTCATCCAGCCATTGCTGGGCGGCTCCATGGCCAGACAGAACTGATAGCAGCCGTCCTCCTCATACAGCCCGACGCTAGTGCCTTCGGCATCCTCGATACCAGCCATCCGTGTGGCGGTGTCCTTGGCCAGTTGGTAGCCGGGCAGATTGGCCAGCACATAGTTTTCCAGCGTGCCGAGCAGGCGTTTGGCGAGCACGGTCTTGGCCAG is from Pseudomonas sp. LS44 and encodes:
- a CDS encoding LemA family protein, whose translation is MQTNPRYLASARMAALLLLATLLSGCGINNIPTYDEQVKATWAQVENQYQRRADLIPNLVETVKGYAKQEQDTLVAVIEARAKATSIQVDASTLDDPQKMKQFEQAQQQLSGALSRLMVVSERYPDLKSNQNFLALQSQLEGTENRIAVARRDFIASVERYNTEIRTFPGRLWHSVMYSNMPVRTNFEATATAAEKAPEVKF
- a CDS encoding DEAD/DEAH box helicase — its product is MTFASLGLIEPLLRAIETLGYQTPSPIQAQAIPAVLAGRDLMAAAQTGTGKTAGFALPLLQRLMMEGPQVASNSVRALVLVPTRELAEQVHESFQQYGQHLPLRTYAVYGGVSINPQMMKLRKGVDLLVATPGRLLDLFRQNAVKFNQLQTLVLDEADRMLDLGFADELRAVYAALPKKRQTLLFSATFSDAIRLLAGQMLDDPLSIEVSPRNVAASTVKQWVIPVDKKRKAELFLHLLREQRWGQVLVFAKTRNGVDQLSELLQAEGISADGIHGDKPQATRQRALDRFKNREVQILVATDVAARGLDIDDLPLVVNFDLPIVAEDYVHRIGRTGRAGAKGQAVSLVCADEVQLLVAIEVLTRQTLQRIEEADFEPDHRVPHTDASGQVLKKPKKPKKPKTTGSKGSLGRWVESDAPAKPQVNAVRKVPSFNTGPKKKKP
- a CDS encoding VOC family protein, with the protein product MRNLNSVELKTFVPAKDFPLSQRFYQDLGFTPGWVGEQMAYFSHGAHCAFLLQDFYVQDWAENCVMHLLVEDVDAWWEQVQAAQLAERYGVRLVPPQDQPWGMRDFIVFDPSGVLWRIAQNI
- a CDS encoding N-acetyltransferase gives rise to the protein MSLTFRRATPADAPFAVPLIYSSGPAAFDFVFAHPARGSAQDFLQAAFVSAAGEFSHRQHWVGELNGRVVATGTAFSGAANLSNSLAAARQIFAFYGLRHAWRVIVRGLRIERLIQPPSRQVLYLAHLGVAPELIGQGLGSQLIEHLLSQAATLKLHTAALDVTASNPLAQKLYERLGFRVCEERASTLPGIAAHRYMERPLLAD
- a CDS encoding TIGR03862 family flavoprotein translates to MTESAAPAAPRATIIGGGPAGLMAAEMLALAGIPVDLYDAMPSLGRKFLLAGVGGMNITHSEAKPAFLDHYGTRRAEIAALLDDFDAEALRSWIHGLGIDTFVGSSGRVFPTDMKAAPLLRAWLKRLREHGVNLHTRSRWLGWNADGSLRIATTEGEIAVSADATLLALGGGSWARLGSDGAWVPLLEQRGVGVAALQPSNCGFEVAGWSALFAEKFAGAPVKSCAIACGSAAPRLGEFVITAQGVEGSLIYALSAPIREQIAASGSATVQLDLLPQKTVQQIETALRKPRGSKSISNHLRGQLGLDGVRAGLLRELSSAATYADPALLAAAIKTLPLTLVRTRPLDEAISSAGGVTFAALDERLMLRQLPGVFCAGEMLDWEAPTGGYLLTACFASGRAAGLGILEWLRAESA